In the genome of Myxococcaceae bacterium, the window GGATGCGAGAATGAAAATACGTGAATGCCAAGTACCAGGCGTTGCGATCGCTCAAAACCCAGCTGAGATTGGAGTAATTTACCGTGATTATTGCGGAAAATCGGCGCGCGAAGTTTGAATACGCCATTTTTGAAACCCTTGAATGCGGAATTGTTTTGCTTGGAACGGAAGTCAAGTCGCTTCGAGACCGACATGTCAATTTCGCGGACTCTTATGCTCTTCTTAAAAACCAAGAAGTCTTTTTGATCGGACTTAAAATCGAGCCTTACCAATATGGCACCCACGTCAATCATGAAACCGATCGAACTCGAAAGCTTCTTCTCAATCGATCAGAAATTGAAAAATTAGCAAAAGAAACGGATCGAAAGGGCCGAACACTCGTTCCTCTCAAGCTTTATTTCAAAGAGGGAAAAGCGAAAGTCTTAGTCGGTGTAGCAGAAGGCAAAACAAAGTCTGATAAACGCGATACCATCCAACAACGAGAAGGAGACCGTGAGATTGCCCGAGTCATGCGTCGAGGCCAACGTTAAGCTCAAAGCTTCCTTATTGACAAACATGAAAGCCTTTTCAATCCTCATTCTTATGTATTGGATGAAATTTACTTTTATCTTTTTGCTCGTTTTACCAACCGATTTAGCAATTTCTGCGCGAACTTTCGGCATTATTTCACGAACCCGCTATCAGATTCTCTCCTGTTCAGGAGCCGGGAACAATTGCTTTTTCCATGCACTCAGGCAAGCGGGAATCGATATCCAGCGCCAAGATGTCATCCATTTTTTAACCCGAAATCGAGAACACCCCACCATACAAACCGCAGTCCACCGAGTAGCGGCCCAAGAACTTCTGACATTTTCCGGAGAACTCGAAGCACCCATCCAAGAGTTTCGGGCTTATCTCGAGCAACATCCTTCCGAAGCCATGGCTAACCTTGGTTCCAACGAAGATCTTTATTCGTGGTTTGTCGAACATCTTCAAAATGGAAATCCCATGCCGTTCGAGCGAGATTGGCAAGAGCTGCCAGGTCCTGATTTTTTTGAACTTCTTGGGCAAGCATTTGACTTCGATGTCCAGATTCTGTCTCGTTCCCAGCAGATTCCAAGCCATTACGAAGTCATTCGTCAATTTCAAACTCCGACTTCAACCCGCAGACGTCACGTTGAATTGCTTTTTCAAGCTGGCGATATAGGTCATTTTGAACTGCTCGTTGATCCAAATGCAGGAAGCCCGATTCCAGCAACCGTTCAAGATTATTTTCACAATATTATCACGCCCTATACATCGGGCGCTCTTTATACAAATGCTAGCCTTCGGGCAAGCGGAAATTTTGGACAAATCTTCTATGTCAAAAATCGAGATCGAAGCTACGCTGCGAAATGGGTTATTGGCCAGAATTCGGATTCATTTCGAGCCGAACAAGAAGCCTTGCGAAGACTGCATTCTCCCTTTTGCAACGGTCTGATTGAACTCTTTGAGAGTTTATACGATGGGAATTACCTACTCCTGCTCGAGTGGGTGGGAGGAGGAAGTCTCCGCGAAGCCATTAAAACTCAAGAGTTCGAAGACTATCAAGTCGTTGCGATTGCGACTCAACTACTCCTGGCCTTGAAACATATTCATGATCAAGGAGTGATCCACTGCGATATAAAACCCCAAAATATTTTGCTGAACCCAGGCGGAAATTATGCGCAAATCTGCGATTTCGGGCTCGCTGAAATCGATTCAAAGCTCCACAAGCAGGGCGTTTTAAAAGGAAGCCCGAACTACATGGCTCCAGAGGTGATTCAAAACGGAATGATAACTCCCCAAGCGGACATCTGGGGGCTCGGGGTAACACTCTATCGGCTCTCTTTTAAGCGGCATCCCTATCCGAGTAACACTTTCATGGAGACGAGGGAAAACGTCTGGCAGCCCATCGCATTTCCAAGATCCCAGCGCTTAACCCCCGTGTTAGAACGCATGTTTGAGACAGACTATCAAAGACGCCCAAGTGCAGAAGATCTCTTGAATGAGCGGCTCATTCAAGTCTTTTTGACCATGCTTGCTCACGTTGATCCAAGAGTTCCAAGCGAACATCGAGCATCTTACCGCGATCAAATACGGTTGATCGATTGGTCGCAGCCTATCTCTCAATCCCATCAAAATCCACCGTTTGTGATCGCCGTTAATTACCTTAATGGTTCGTTTACCCTCCTCGTATCTTGGAAAAACTGGACTGCGATAACCGAATGAATTGGGTTTTTATTATTTTTTTTATCTTTCCCGGCTCATTGTATGCGAAACCATTTGAGATTTCATTTTGGCCACTGTCAAAAAGCCTTGAGGGGCTTCGGTATTGCTTAGGAGGAGGCAAAAGTTTCGATCCAAC includes:
- the smpB gene encoding SsrA-binding protein SmpB, whose amino-acid sequence is MIIAENRRAKFEYAIFETLECGIVLLGTEVKSLRDRHVNFADSYALLKNQEVFLIGLKIEPYQYGTHVNHETDRTRKLLLNRSEIEKLAKETDRKGRTLVPLKLYFKEGKAKVLVGVAEGKTKSDKRDTIQQREGDREIARVMRRGQR
- a CDS encoding serine/threonine protein kinase, with product MKFTFIFLLVLPTDLAISARTFGIISRTRYQILSCSGAGNNCFFHALRQAGIDIQRQDVIHFLTRNREHPTIQTAVHRVAAQELLTFSGELEAPIQEFRAYLEQHPSEAMANLGSNEDLYSWFVEHLQNGNPMPFERDWQELPGPDFFELLGQAFDFDVQILSRSQQIPSHYEVIRQFQTPTSTRRRHVELLFQAGDIGHFELLVDPNAGSPIPATVQDYFHNIITPYTSGALYTNASLRASGNFGQIFYVKNRDRSYAAKWVIGQNSDSFRAEQEALRRLHSPFCNGLIELFESLYDGNYLLLLEWVGGGSLREAIKTQEFEDYQVVAIATQLLLALKHIHDQGVIHCDIKPQNILLNPGGNYAQICDFGLAEIDSKLHKQGVLKGSPNYMAPEVIQNGMITPQADIWGLGVTLYRLSFKRHPYPSNTFMETRENVWQPIAFPRSQRLTPVLERMFETDYQRRPSAEDLLNERLIQVFLTMLAHVDPRVPSEHRASYRDQIRLIDWSQPISQSHQNPPFVIAVNYLNGSFTLLVSWKNWTAITE